The Rufibacter sp. DG15C region TGACTCTCAAGAAGGCCTTTGAAAAAAATGTGAGGCTCCAAGCAACCCTTTGCCTGCGGGCTACATCTTTGGAGTGTACTTTAACCCAAAGACCATGAAAAGACATTCTTTACTCACCGCACTTTTGCTAGTAGCCTTGGCCACCACATTGGCTTCCTTTGATTTCTCTTCTACTGTTCTTGAGCAGGAGGATAGAAACGTAGGCGCGTTCACCAAGATAAGCCTGGGCTATCCTGCCAATGTAGAACTACGCAGAGGCAACAGCCACAGCGTTAAAGTAGAAGGCGACAAAGACCAACTAAACATGTTGATAACTGAGGTGAAGGATGGCAAACTGTACATTAAACGCAAAGACACGGGCTCATGGATTAGCTGGGGCTCAGATGACAAGCGTGTAGACATCTACATTACTACGCCTACCCTAGAGGCGGTTTCTGTCAGTGGTTCTGGGAAATTAGTCTCAACGGATACCTTCAAAGGTGCTTCCATGGATTTAGCCGTGAGCGGATCTGGCAGCATCAAGCTGCAGGCAGATGTGGAAAACCTTACCAGCCGTATCTCGGGCTCTGGCTCCATTTACTTGAAAGGCGAAAGCAACAGCGCCTCCACCTCCATCAGTGGGTCTGGTTCTTTGAAGGGCTTTGATTTTGAGACCAAAGAAGCTACGGTGAAAATCTCTGGCTCTGGCTCTTGCGAGATCAAAGCCAAAGACAGCCTAAAATCTACTATCAGCGGAAGCGGCCGGGTGTCCTATGAAGGTTCTCCTAGCGTAGACAGCCGTGTGAG contains the following coding sequences:
- a CDS encoding head GIN domain-containing protein produces the protein MKRHSLLTALLLVALATTLASFDFSSTVLEQEDRNVGAFTKISLGYPANVELRRGNSHSVKVEGDKDQLNMLITEVKDGKLYIKRKDTGSWISWGSDDKRVDIYITTPTLEAVSVSGSGKLVSTDTFKGASMDLAVSGSGSIKLQADVENLTSRISGSGSIYLKGESNSASTSISGSGSLKGFDFETKEATVKISGSGSCEIKAKDSLKSTISGSGRVSYEGSPSVDSRVSGSGSVKRRS